The Thermococcus peptonophilus genomic sequence ATAGGCGAGTGTCGCTATGGTTATCACCATTCCGGGAACCTTGAAGCTCGAGAGTGCCGAGAGAACCTCATTCCACCTGCTCGTCATCGTAAAAAGGACTGCATAGGACACCGCCGTTGCAACCCTGAGCGTGAATAGAACCGCCCATCTGAGTCCTTCCCATGTAAGAGTTATGTCAGTATGGGGAATTGTTAGAAGCGGCTTCCCTGGTACCATAAACATAGAGGGAGCTGCAATTATCCCCGTGAAAATCGGTACGAAGACCCAAACGCGCTTGACGAAGTCCCCAAGTTTCACCTTGGAAAAGTATGAAAGAAGAAGAGGAACAGTATAGAAAACCAAGAGGGCTGTGAAAGACCTGAGGAAGACCACCGTCGAGACCAAAACAAAGAGAGAAAAGAACCTCACCCTCGGATCGGCTTTCTGCAAAAGACCGTCTTCCCTGGCGTATCTCTCTGAGAACACTGCCTCCGTCGTGAACTGGAGCACTTCCTTTGCCGTCTCCTCGAGGAGCCCCATAAGCGATCACCGAATATTAAAAATCAAGAGGCTAAGCCTTTTCCAGCCACGAACTTGACGAGTATGTAGTAGAACCCCAGTACAAGGGCTACGCCGACGACCGCCGAGAGTATGTATCCCATAGACGCGTGTAGCTTGTCCTCCCATCCAGGGACGTTGTAGTCGGGAAGTATGGCGTGGTTCCACGCGTCTGCAAGCTTTTCCATTCCCGGGAGCTTCTGACCAACCATGTGCTCTACTCTTGCTACGTCCCACTCGCCCCAGGCATCGTCGTAGTTCCAGACTAGGAGTATCCCTACTGGGGAGAGGATTATCAAAACGGCCACCAAGCTCAGAAACGCCTTGGTAACCCTGTCCATTTCCATCACCTCGTCCCAGCGATCGCCCGCATACCAAAGAGGTCGGGTCTGCTCCTCTTAACGTACCACACGACCGCAGCAGTTACCACGGCAGCCGCTGGTCCTGCAGTTACAAGGTGGGCTATCGCCATAGCTGGGACGGAGACACTCAGAGGATATGGGGAGTAACCGGGCTGAAGAAGGGGCTGAACACCAAGCTCGATTCCGGCTGCTATAGCGGCTGCTACTATGCCAACGTAAGCCCCTATACCCGCTGAAAGCACCTCGCTTATTCCTGCCTTTGTCAGGGCCTTGTAAGTGTAGTAGCCGACGAAGGGAAGGACAACTCCCATGTTGAAGACGTTGGCGGCGTAGCTTGTTATTCCACCATCGCCAAAGAAGAGGGCCTGTATAAGGAGGACTATCGTTAAGGCCACAGTTGCCGCCCATGGGTCAATGAGTATTGCTATTATTGTGCCTCCTACGATGTGTGCCGTTGTTCCCCCAGGAACCGGCAGGTTGTACATCATTACCAGAAATGCCAAGGCCGTTAAGACTCCCAACAGCGGCACCTGCGCAGGTTTTAGTTTCTTCAGCCACTTAAAGGCTTTGTACCATATTGGAACCATCACAGCGTAGAAAAACGCACAGGTGTATGGGCCCAGGTATCCATCGGGGATGTGCAATGCCAACACCTCCCAATTATTGGTGTATTATGTATCATCAATTTCTAAGATAGTGTTACCATATAAAAGTCTTTTCCAAAGATGTTGATACAAACAAAAGGTTTAGAACCCAAGTATGGGGGATTGGTATTAGAAGAAACAAAAACAAAAATTACATCAGAGGTAGCCCCTATCTTCCTCTTCCTGTGTTGACTGGGGCATTCCCTGCTCCAGCATCGCCCTCTGCATCTCCTGGACTTTCTGAAGTATCTCCTCGGTCTCCTTGGCACGCTCTTCGAGTGCGGTCATGTCGACCTCGATGCCGAGGATTTTAGTGACGGCGCTCAGGACTGCCTTAGCTGCCTTCGGGTCGACGATGTAGCCGAGGCTCTCACCTAGGAGACTTATGCCGTACATCGAGCGGAGCTTGCCCATGCCAAGGAGCAGGCCCGCGGCACCAACAATGGCTCCGCCCTCGTCCTCCCTCCAGATTACCTCAACTGAGCAACCCTCAAGCTTCTTTTTGTAGTATTCTACTAGCTCCTCGTGGGTTACAGCGGCGAGAACTCTCGGCTCGCCCTTCAGCTCCGGCACCTGGTAGCCGCCCATGGTTATTATCTCCCTAACGCCGAGCTCCTGGACGAGGTCTAGCATCTTTCCAACGACTTCGTAGTGGCCGGGACTGTCTGTTGGTGGAACCTGCTGGTCGCCGGTTATTATGATGAGGTCTCTGCCGTCCTCGTCGGGGTTAACCCAGTAGTAGAACTCGTTCTTCATTAGCTCGACTATCGAGCCCTTCTTGATGAGAACCTGGTGCATGAAGTGGGGGGAGTATAGCTCGGCGAACTTGACTGCTCCAAGCTCCTGAATGAGGTGGTCAGCCGCGAGCTTTCCAACGAGGCCTATCCCAGGAAGGCCTTCGATGAATACCGGGTCCCTCAGCTGGGGCCTCTCAAGCAGGTAAATCATCGTTTCCTTCATCTTCAAGACCTCCTACTAATACCAAGGAGTTCACGCTTAAGCCTCCGCCTGTACTCGCCGTACGGGTCTTCCGGCGAGAAGCGCGGGGGGTGAGCTACCTTGGTCTCGCTCCCGCAGACCGGGCAGACTTCCTTCAGCGTGTACCTCCCGCAGTTGGGGCACTTCCTTATCCTGAAGTGCATCAGGAACCCCTCTTCTTAACTTTCTTAATCCTCTTCTCCTTCCTTATCAGCGTCGCCTCTCCGCCCGCTTCCTTGATGACGCGGAGAATCTCCTCGGCTATGTCTTCCAGGACCTCTTCGGCCTTGTAGTAGTCTGGAGCGGTGATGTCGATCCTGTAGCGCGGCGCTCCCTGGTAGGAGAACTTGACCTCGATGTCCTTCTCCTTGTTTGCCCTGTCGCGGGCCTTTATGAGCGCCTCCTTGATTATCTCGATGCCGTTGGGCTTCGGAACGGTTATCTCAAACTCTGCATCTATAGTGACCGTCGGAATCTCGACGTAGGCCTCGATTATCGGCTTTAAAGCCTCAATCCACTCGTCGCTGATGAGTCCCTTAAGGACGTCCATCCCGTTCTGGGCCGCGTCCTCAAAGGCAGCATAAACCTCGCCGTACTCTTCCTCAAGCGGAACCCAGACCTCTCTCCAGGCCGTTTCGAAGTCCTTTCCGAGCTTTTCGGCAGCCATTTTAAGCAGGTTCTCTGCCTTCTGAGCCCTCTTGTACTCCTGGAGCTTTGCCTTCCTCTGCTGCTGGTTAACCCTCTTTAGGCTCAGGTCGATGTGTCCTTTCTCAGGGTCAACGCGGATGACCTTGGCGACTATCTTCTGTCCCTCTTTGAGGTAGTCCCTTATGTTCTTGACCCATGTGGGGGCTACCTCGCTTATGTGCATGAAGCCCTCCTTTCCGGGATACTCGTCAAGGGTGAGAAAGGCTCCGTAAGGGTGAATGTTCTTAACGGTTGCAACCACAAACTCTCCTTCCTCTGGGTACTCTTTAGCCTTCCTTGGCATTTCAATCACCTCAAAGTTTTCTCTCCGAGAAGATTAACGAGAAGAGGTTTTAAAAGTTTGGTGAAAAGGAAAGGAATCACTCAAGAACCTCAAGCACCTTAGCCTTGATGATGCCCTTTCCGCCGGTCGGTTCGACGAGAGTGGCGCCGCAGACCAGGCACCTGACGGGAGTGGCCGGGTGGCTGAAGACTATCTGCTCGTTGCCGCAGTCAATGCACTTAACGCGGAGGAACCTGCTCCTCGGCATCGGAATGAGGTTCTTCGGGAGGGCCATCGCATCACACCTCCACCAGCTCGAACTTCTTCACACGGAAGCCCTGTCCCCTGGTGTGGGCCTTTCCGCAGACGGTGCAGCGGAACCTGAGGTCGAGCTTCTTGACCGGCTTTTCCCTTCCAGCCGGGTTCGGCCTCGGGAAACCTGTGTAACCCTTGAGCTTTCTCCTGAACCTCCTCTGGCCCGCGCTCAGCTCGCTCCTCGGCCTCTTCTTAACCTTCTCGACCTTGTGAATGGTGTGTCTCTTACAAAACGGGCAGTACGTCCTTATCTGCTTCGGGTACTTCATTCCTCTCACCTCCGAGAGAGGCCCGGTGGGTTCCTACTTGCCTTCGGATACCCCCGAGCCATGAGGCATGATCGCCTGCAGGCATCGGTATGGGAAAGGCTTTAAAAAAGTTTTTCCACGGGGAAAAGTTTAAATACAAAATGTTATTAAAATCTCCTGGAGAGCCGGAGGAGGTGAGACCATGAAGCTTGCCGAGGCAGTCACAAACGTGAAAGAAGTCGAAAAGAAGGCCGAAAAGGAATACAAGGCCCTTCTCAAAACCCTGAAGAGCCCGGAGTACGCTGACCTCAGAGTCCTCCTTCTGAGGATGACCGTTGACACCATTCTCCACAGGAGGCTTGCAGAGGCACTCGAGAAGGCCTACAAAGAGGCCATAGAGCTGATCGAAGAGTTCGGATACGTTGACGTGCCTGAGACGCCCGAAACTGCCCCGAGGAACCAGGTGTCCAGCGGTCTCGTCCTGATACCGGGAATTCCGGCCGTTCATGTTGCCCCCTACGGGCTCCTTGGAAGCAGAATCCCGCCTGAGGATGCCCTCGAAGAGTTGCTCAAGAACCTTCCGGATAACGTGGCCATCCCACCCGAGAAGCTCAAGGAAATAAAGAGCAAGCTCGAAAAGCTCAGGGCCCTCTGCGAGAAAATGAGTGAGAACTACAGAATTCTTGAGCAGAACGCGGTTCACCCGGTCGTACAGGCCTTTGCGGAGAGCGCGAGGAAGAACGAGGAGCAGCACAAAGTTGTTGTTGACGGGCTGTTAAAGAGGTATTCGGAGGAGAAATGAGCTTCAGAGGCTCAGGATAAACGACACCACGAACGGAACTACCGCCGTAAGGATGAAGCCGTGGGCAAAGGCAACTAAAGTGGTTTTCCTTCCCCCGAATTTTGTTATTATCGGCAGGGTTGTGTCCATGGTCGTTGCCCCGCCCATGACTACTGCCTTCTCTGGCGGTATCCATTTTATGAGAATCGGATACAAGATTATAGTCAGGATTTCCCTAAGTAGGTTGCTCAAAAATCCTATGGCACCGTAGATTGCCGAGTACTGGGCTATCAGCGGACCAGTTATTGAGTACCACCCACACCCTGCACCTATTGCGAGTCCCCATTTCACGTTTATTCCGAGCATTAACGCCCCGACCGCCCCTCCAAGGAGAGATCCCAAAAGTGTCTCCGTCGGCAGGATGAGGGACTTCTTTCCGAGTTTTTTCAGCTCCTCTGCGTTGAGGCTCATACCCAGATCGACCCCTATGAGGAGTATAAGGAGATCGAGCATAATCTCGTAGGCGTTTCCAAAATCCAGGCCTAGGAAATGTCCAGTGAGCAGTCCAAGGACGAGAGAACCGAGCACAAGGTAGAGGAACCTCAAGTTTTCACCCCCAGAGCCAGCACCAGGCTCCCGAGAATCGTTAGAACCGCGAATACGAGGGAAGAAGCAAGGAGCCACAGGGCACTGACTTCAACGGTTCCAGTTTTTACGCCCAGGAAGAATATCATCAGGAGGAGAGCAACGCTTATGGCCGCGTCAACTTTCACTCTTTTTCCTGCTCTCCTCAGGAGGTAGCCAATTAACAGGCCTCCAAGCAGAAATACAAAGATGTTCATGGTCTTGAGAAACCGACTGCCATTAATAAAATTATCGAAGGGCTCGGAGGGTGTTCACGTCATCATCCTTCCTCAGAATGCTTGCTACTCGTCATTGCCCATGAAAAGTGCAGCCCATACTTTAAAACCCTTCCTGAAAAACGTTCGGTTTTGGAGTACTCAAAATCGTGCCAAGGTTTTTATGATGGATGTCTTAATGGTGGGTGGTGATTCACATGATCAAACCTTCCGAAAGGGCGATGGGCGTTGAGTACGCCATAAGGGATGTCGTCCTCCCGGCGAGAGAGCTTGAGAAAAAGGGCATTGAGGTAATCAGGCTCAACATAGGTGACCCCGGGAAGTACGACTTCCAGCCGCCGGAACACATGAAGGAGGCATACTGTAGGGCCATAAAAGAGGGTCACAACTACTACGGGCCGAGTGAGGGTTTACCTGAGATGAGGGAAGCTGTAGTTCAGCGCGAGAAGAGGAAGAACGGCGTGGACATCACCCCCGATGACGTCCGCGTCACAACTGCCGTCACCGAGGCACTTCAGCTCCTCTTTGGGGCACTTCTCGACCCGGGAGACAACATCTTGGTTCCAAGTCCGAGCTATCCCCCTTACACCGGTCTTGTCAAGTTCTACGGTGGAATTCCAAATGAGTACGAGACAATAGAGGAGAACGGCTGGCAGCCGGATATAGATGATATGAGAAAGCGCATAAACGAGAGGACTAAGGCGATAGCCGTTATCAACCCCAATAACCCCACAGGAGCGCTCTACGAGAAGAAGACCGTGAAAGAAATCCTCGAGCTGGCAGGTGAATACGACCTTCCCGTTATCAGCGACGAGATATACGACCTCATGACCTACGAGGGCAAGCACGTTTCACCGGGCTCGCTCACAAAGGACGTTCCTGTTATAGTTATGAACGGCCTCTCCAAGGTCTACTTCGCCACCGGCTGGCGCCTGGGCTACTTCTACTACATTGACCCCGAAAACAAGCTCGCTGAGGTCAGGGAGGCCGTTGACAAGCTTATGCGCATAAGAATATGCCCGAGCACCCCGGCACAGTTCGCGGCCATAGCCGGCCTAACGGGCCCGATGGACTACCTGGAAGAGTACATGAAGAAACTCAAGGAGAGGAGGGACTACATCTACAAGCGCCTCACCGAGATACCGGGAGTTAGCACCCAGAAGCCGCAGGGAGCGTTCTACATCTTCCCGAGGATAGAGGAGCGCTCCAAGTGGAAGAGCGACAAGGAGTTCGTCCTCGATGTCCTCCACGAGGCCCACGTTCTCTTCGTCCACGGCTCGGGCTTCGGAAGGGCAGGAAACTGGCACTTCCGCATAGTCTTCCTGCCGCCGGTTGAGATACTGGAGAAGGCAATGGACAGGTTCGAAGAGTTCATGAGAAAGAGGATGGCAGAGTGATTTTTCTCTCCCTTTTCATCCGCCAGAGACGACGGGGATTACCTCGACGTAAGCGCCGTCCTCTACTTTTTCTTCCTCTAGGGCGACCTTTCCATTCACCCTCGCTATGGCGCTCTCGGTGTTGAAGCCAACTTCTCTCAGGATGTCTGCTACGGTAACGCCCTTCTGCCACTCTATCTCCTTTTCTATTCCCCTTCCGAGGACCTTGACTTTTATCATCCCCACCACCGGTTCTTGGTTTGGAGATCACAATAAAAGCGTTTCTAGTGGAAAAGAACCGTCCTCTTGAAAACGTCCCTATGGTTTCCAAAGGCCTCGAACATCGCCCCTGAGTAGCTTTCCACCGCCATGTCGAGGAGCCTGTTCAGGTTCGAGTTTATCTCGTCGCTCATGGGCATGTAGAGCGGGGCCGGCTCGTAGTAGTCCATTCCTTTAAGGAGAGACGTTGAGAAGTACCAGAGGGTCTTTTTGATCTTCCTACCCCTCACTGGAGAAAAGCTCGCGTCTCCACCGCCAAAAGCCGCGTGGAGGATGATTATCTTCTCGATTTCTACGCCCCTTCTAAGGGCAATCCTCCTCTCGGAGCTCGATATGTCTACGATCCTGTACCCGCTCCTCGTGGTGTCCTGGTATTCCACCTTTATCCCGTAGATCTCCTCTATCTTCGGGTCGTATACCAGGACGTCGGTGCCCCCTATGACGAAAATCCTTCCGTCCCTTACGTCCACAACGGTGTTCTCTGTGCTCAGGACGGGCAGACCCTCAGAAAGGGCCAAGGCGGAAATCGTGCTCTTTCCGGTGTGAGGATACCCAACAAAGAGAACGGCTTTTCCGTTTTCGTTTATAACGCTGACAGAATCCGTGATGAAAATCCTGCCTTTCCTTGCACCAGCCCTCGCGGTTGCTTGGAGGAGGAAGAACACTGGGGCCTCGTTTTTGTACGCCTGCGGAACTGCGGATTCGAGCTTGTAGTAGTCTTTTGAATTGACATCGTAGAGGGAACTGAAGACCCTGAACTTCTCGCCCTTGAAGCGCTCGATGATTACGTTTGGGCGGGCATCACCACGCAGAACATCTGGAAGATAGCGCCTGGCAAAGGTTGTTTGAAAACCGTCCTCAAAACCGTCGTCAAGCTCCCCCTCGAAGAGTACTCCAACGCCCCCGACGCTGATCATCGCCATCGTTCATCATCTAGGGTGCGGGGTTATAAATCATTCGGAGAATTTTTATACCTCACGGCTAACTTCCTGAGAGGCCTATGGTTACGCTCATCATCGCTGAAAAGCCCAATGTCGCTAGAAAGATAGCCTACGCTTTAGCTGAAGGCAAGCCCGTGAGGAAGACAATCGGCAAGGTTAGCTATTATGAGTTCACGCGGGACGGAAAGAAGGTTATAGTCGCCCCGGCCGTTGGGCATCTCTTCTCCCTTGCTCCAAAAACCAAGACCTACGGCTACCCTGTTTTCGACATCGAGTGGGTTCCCGTCTATGTTGCTGAAAAGGGGAAGAGCTACGCGAAGGACTACATTAAAGCCCTTGCAACCCTCGCCAAGAGGGCTGATGAGTTCGTGGTTGCTTGCGACTACGACACTGAAGGAGAGGTGATAGGTTACACAGCCCTGAAGTACGCCTGCGGCGTTGATCCCTCAAAGGCCAAGCGCATGAAGTTCTCTGCCTTGACCAAGAAGGATCTCCTCAAGGCATGGTACAACATGGAACCGACGATAAACTTCGGGATGGCAGATGCAGGAATAGCCCGCCACGTTCTAGACTGGTACTGGGGCGTGAACCTTTCGAGGGCTTTGACATCTGCCATAAAGCGCGCGAGCGGGAAGTGGATGGTTCTCTCGACCGGTAGGGTTCAGGGGCCTACTCTTAAGTTCCTGGTTGAG encodes the following:
- the cbiQ gene encoding cobalt ECF transporter T component CbiQ, which encodes MGLLEETAKEVLQFTTEAVFSERYAREDGLLQKADPRVRFFSLFVLVSTVVFLRSFTALLVFYTVPLLLSYFSKVKLGDFVKRVWVFVPIFTGIIAAPSMFMVPGKPLLTIPHTDITLTWEGLRWAVLFTLRVATAVSYAVLFTMTSRWNEVLSALSSFKVPGMVITIATLAYRYTFLLSKLLLDSMHARRARLAGDLGMVESWKEAGKHIGATFIKASALGEEVYYAMLSRGYKNEVPPVEGFKIEAVDYLIISLTAFLLLFGVIATKVGLP
- a CDS encoding PDGLE domain-containing protein; this encodes MEMDRVTKAFLSLVAVLIILSPVGILLVWNYDDAWGEWDVARVEHMVGQKLPGMEKLADAWNHAILPDYNVPGWEDKLHASMGYILSAVVGVALVLGFYYILVKFVAGKGLAS
- the cbiM gene encoding cobalt transporter CbiM; the encoded protein is MALHIPDGYLGPYTCAFFYAVMVPIWYKAFKWLKKLKPAQVPLLGVLTALAFLVMMYNLPVPGGTTAHIVGGTIIAILIDPWAATVALTIVLLIQALFFGDGGITSYAANVFNMGVVLPFVGYYTYKALTKAGISEVLSAGIGAYVGIVAAAIAAGIELGVQPLLQPGYSPYPLSVSVPAMAIAHLVTAGPAAAVVTAAVVWYVKRSRPDLFGMRAIAGTR
- a CDS encoding proteasome assembly chaperone family protein, whose translation is MKETMIYLLERPQLRDPVFIEGLPGIGLVGKLAADHLIQELGAVKFAELYSPHFMHQVLIKKGSIVELMKNEFYYWVNPDEDGRDLIIITGDQQVPPTDSPGHYEVVGKMLDLVQELGVREIITMGGYQVPELKGEPRVLAAVTHEELVEYYKKKLEGCSVEVIWREDEGGAIVGAAGLLLGMGKLRSMYGISLLGESLGYIVDPKAAKAVLSAVTKILGIEVDMTALEERAKETEEILQKVQEMQRAMLEQGMPQSTQEEEDRGYL
- a CDS encoding RNA-protein complex protein Nop10 — protein: MHFRIRKCPNCGRYTLKEVCPVCGSETKVAHPPRFSPEDPYGEYRRRLKRELLGISRRS
- a CDS encoding translation initiation factor IF-2 subunit alpha, which translates into the protein MPRKAKEYPEEGEFVVATVKNIHPYGAFLTLDEYPGKEGFMHISEVAPTWVKNIRDYLKEGQKIVAKVIRVDPEKGHIDLSLKRVNQQQRKAKLQEYKRAQKAENLLKMAAEKLGKDFETAWREVWVPLEEEYGEVYAAFEDAAQNGMDVLKGLISDEWIEALKPIIEAYVEIPTVTIDAEFEITVPKPNGIEIIKEALIKARDRANKEKDIEVKFSYQGAPRYRIDITAPDYYKAEEVLEDIAEEILRVIKEAGGEATLIRKEKRIKKVKKRGS
- a CDS encoding 30S ribosomal protein S27e; protein product: MALPKNLIPMPRSRFLRVKCIDCGNEQIVFSHPATPVRCLVCGATLVEPTGGKGIIKAKVLEVLE
- a CDS encoding 50S ribosomal protein L44e; translation: MKYPKQIRTYCPFCKRHTIHKVEKVKKRPRSELSAGQRRFRRKLKGYTGFPRPNPAGREKPVKKLDLRFRCTVCGKAHTRGQGFRVKKFELVEV
- a CDS encoding lysine exporter LysO family protein translates to MRFLYLVLGSLVLGLLTGHFLGLDFGNAYEIMLDLLILLIGVDLGMSLNAEELKKLGKKSLILPTETLLGSLLGGAVGALMLGINVKWGLAIGAGCGWYSITGPLIAQYSAIYGAIGFLSNLLREILTIILYPILIKWIPPEKAVVMGGATTMDTTLPIITKFGGRKTTLVAFAHGFILTAVVPFVVSFILSL
- a CDS encoding pyridoxal phosphate-dependent aminotransferase encodes the protein MIKPSERAMGVEYAIRDVVLPARELEKKGIEVIRLNIGDPGKYDFQPPEHMKEAYCRAIKEGHNYYGPSEGLPEMREAVVQREKRKNGVDITPDDVRVTTAVTEALQLLFGALLDPGDNILVPSPSYPPYTGLVKFYGGIPNEYETIEENGWQPDIDDMRKRINERTKAIAVINPNNPTGALYEKKTVKEILELAGEYDLPVISDEIYDLMTYEGKHVSPGSLTKDVPVIVMNGLSKVYFATGWRLGYFYYIDPENKLAEVREAVDKLMRIRICPSTPAQFAAIAGLTGPMDYLEEYMKKLKERRDYIYKRLTEIPGVSTQKPQGAFYIFPRIEERSKWKSDKEFVLDVLHEAHVLFVHGSGFGRAGNWHFRIVFLPPVEILEKAMDRFEEFMRKRMAE
- a CDS encoding MoaD/ThiS family protein, which translates into the protein MIKVKVLGRGIEKEIEWQKGVTVADILREVGFNTESAIARVNGKVALEEEKVEDGAYVEVIPVVSGG